A single Cucumis melo cultivar AY chromosome 4, USDA_Cmelo_AY_1.0, whole genome shotgun sequence DNA region contains:
- the LOC103489938 gene encoding mitochondrial arginine transporter BAC2-like: MDFWPEFLASSWGKEFVAGGIGGVAGIVSGYPLDTLRIRQQHSTSGSAITVLRNIMSNGGPAALYRGMGAPLASVTFQNAIVFQTNAVLCRAFDPSATDKRPPSYKAVALGGFGTGALQSLILTPVELVKIRLQLQDLGSSNHVDLNSSRHGPMQVAKNIFKTEGYKGLYRGLTITMLRDAPSHCFYFWTYEFMREKLHPGCRETGQETLRTMLVAGGLAGVASWVCCYPLDVIKTRLQAQSKFKFQKYSGIVDCFYKSVKEEGYSVLWRGLGTAIARAFVVNGAIFSAYELSLRCLANNGGFHAENTI, encoded by the exons ATGGATTTCTGGCCGGAATTTCTCGCCAGCAGTTGGGGTAAAGAGTTCGTCGCCGGTGGAATCGGCGGTGTTGCCGGCATCGTCTCCGGTTACCCACTCGACACTCTTCGTATCCGCCAACAGCACTCCACCTCCGGCTCCGCCATCACCGTCCTCCGTAACATCATGTCCAACGGCGGCCCCGCCGCTCTCTACAGAGGAATGGGAGCTCCACTCGCTTCCGTCACTTTCCAG AACGCCATTGTTTTTCAAACCAACGCCGTACTCTGCAGAGCGTTCGATCCATCGGCGACGGACAAACGTCCACCCTCGTACAAGGCGGTAGCATTAGGCGGATTCGGCACCGGAGCATTACAGAGCTTAATTTTAACACCGGTTGAGCTGGTGAAAATCCGTCTTCAATTACAGGATTTGGGTTCATCAAATCACGTAGATCTGAATTCATCTCGACACGGGCCGATGCAGGTTGCGAAGAACATTTTCAAAACCGAAGGCTACAAAGGGCTGTACAGAGGGTTAACAATCACAATGCTAAGAGACGCTCCATCCCATTGTTTTTACTTTTGGACATACGAATTCATGAGAGAAAAGCTTCATCCCGGTTGCCGGGAAACAGGGCAAGAGACATTGAGAACGATGTTAGTCGCCGGAGGACTGGCCGGCGTTGCGAGTTGGGTTTGTTGTTACCCATTAGATGTGATTAAAACTAGGCTTCAAGCTCAATCGAAATTCAAGTTTCAAAAGTACAGTGGGATTGTAGATTGTTTCTATAAGAGTGTGAAAGAAGAAGGGTATAGTGTTTTATGGCGTGGATTAGGAACCGCAATAGCTAGAGCTTTTGTGGTGAATGGAGCCATTTTTTCAGCTTATGAACTTAGTTTGAGGTGTTTGGCCAACAATGGAGGATTTCATGCTGAAAATACCATTTGA